In Nicotiana tabacum cultivar K326 chromosome 21, ASM71507v2, whole genome shotgun sequence, one DNA window encodes the following:
- the LOC107817321 gene encoding kinesin-like protein KIN-14Q isoform X2 — protein sequence MELDEWQDPLLITDVSSQQQEEQQLSLINSHKYYPFSSLDVSRNTLMGLKDSTRCTPIKIEGNNAENLKDPVAESVINGRDMLGFSLTSPDLVICTGSPDIPRRSYGDSPEFLKGCSISLENGIKGSEQPPVITKDEDLCLHFELPSLSVPIVSISSESGIQFSDDKYSPQNNSVEVDQRLQLAKVCHEKELKEAKWPVEELKRENELKCKECAEAWKSLKELQNELMRKSMHVGSLAFAIEGQVKEKSRWFSSLRDLTRKLKILKMDQIKVSEEALLYKQQLLADFADMSSTIQSKLKEQVELHEDLKIKFVKGAKERKELYNKVLDLKGNIRVFCRCRPLNAEETAAGASMAIDFEAAKDGELTVKSNGMSKKTYKFDAIFSPQADQAEVFEDTAPLATSVLDGYNACIFAYGQTGSGKTFTMEGTEEARGVNYRTLEELFRIIGERKNTVHYEISVSVLEVYNEQIRDLLVSGSQQGVKRLEIKQVGEGMHHVPGLVEAHVNNMTEVWEALQTGSNARAVGSTNANEHSSRSHCILCVMVKGENLLNGECTRSKLWLIDLAGSERIAKTEVQGERLKETQNINRSLSALGDVISSLATKSPHIPFRNSKLTHLLQDSLGGDSKTLMFVQISPNESDLSETHCSLNFASRVRGIELGPAKKQVDSMELLKYKQMVEKGKQDMKNKDFHMKKMEDTIHGLDIKLKEKDMKNKNLQDKIKELESQLLVERKLARQHVNSKIAEQFQQQLIEQQNEKQEAAPMRPPFANKISVQKTYDENKDPPINTTRPLTENNFHKLSMAPATVDCPFKQNNLTEKENNPDIDEQVVVPKRSGRASMCPIANRILPAPAPRRNSLVPLRYVAPVTKFPPSLLPLRSIQAEETEDAEGVDSKCLPEPTSQCSPKELKSVSKKLNSVLRRSLQKKMQFKSPLQQYIRRVGVNVGAEKVRVSIGSRGRMAHRTLLGNAIRVPKENQQKQRWNIGTAARAVL from the exons ATGGAACTTGATGAGTGGCAAGATCCACTTCTTATTACAGACGTTTCTTCCCAACAACAAGAAGAGCAACAACTATCACTAATTAACTCTCACAAATACT ACCCCTTTTCGTCATTGGATGTTTCAAGAAATACACTGATGGGACTGAAAGATTCTACTAGATGTACCCCCATCAAGATTGAAG GGAATAATGCTGAAAATCTCAAGGATCCAGTTGCAGAAAGTGTAATTAATG GTAGAGATATGTTGGGATTTTCATTAACATCTCCTGATTTAGTGATCTGTACTGGATCACCGGATATTCCACGACGAAGCTATGGAGATTCACCCGAATTTCTGAAGGGTTGCTCTATTTCTCTAGAAAATGGAATTAAGGGATCTGAACAGCCCCCAGTTATTACAAAGGATGAAGATTTGTGCCTGCATTTTGAGCTTCCTTCTCTTTCAGTGCCTATAGTTAGCATCAGTTCTGAGAGTGGCATTCAATTTTCAGACGATAAATATTCTCCGCAAAACAACTCAGTAGAG GTAGATCAAAGGCTTCAATTAGCAAAAGTGTGTCACGAAAAGGAACTGAAAGAAGCAAAGTGGCCAGTGGAGGAACTTAAAAGGGAGAATGAACTAAAATGCAAAGAATGTGCTGAAGCATGGAAGTCCTTAAAGGAGCTTCAGAATGAGCTCATGCGCAAGTCAATGCACGTTGGATCACTTG CTTTTGCAATTGAGGGCCAAGTGAAAGAAAAGAGCAGGTGGTTTTCATCCTTGAGAGATCTGACGAGGAAATTGAAG ATTCTGAAAATGGATCAAATTAAAGTATCTGAAGAAGCTTTATTATATAAGCAGCAATTACTAGCAGATTTTGCAGACATGAGCTCTACCATTCAGTCCAAAT TAAAGGAACAAGTTGAATTGCATGAAGATCTCAAGATCAAGTTCGTCAAGGGTGCTAAGGAACGGAAGGAGCTTTATAACAAGGTTTTGGATTTAAAAG GGAACATTAGGGTCTTTTGCCGGTGTAGGCCTTTGAATGCCGAAGAGACAGCTGCAGGAGCTTCAATGGCGATTGACTTTGAAGCTGCAAAGGATGGGGAACTCACTGTGAAGTCTAACGGCATGTCTAAAAAGACCTACAAGTTTGATGCCATTTTTAGCCCCCAAGCCGACCAAG CTGAAGTTTTTGAGGATACTGCTCCCCTGGCAACCTCAGTTCTAGATGGGTACAATGCCTGCATATTTGCCTATGGCCAGACTGGTAGTGGCAAGACATTTACAATGGAGGGCACAGAAGAAGCTCGAGGGGTCAATTACCGGACTCTTGAGGAGCTATTTCGCATTATTGGCGAGCGAAAGAACACAGTTCATTACGAAATATCAGTAAGCGTCTTGGAAGTATACAATGAGCAGATCCGAGATTTGCTAGTTTCAGGATCTCAACAAGGCGTGAAAAG GCTTGAAATAAAGCAAGTTGGAGAAGGAATGCATCATGTCCCAGGACTAGTTGAGGCCCACGTGAATAATATGACTGAGGTTTGGGAAGCCTTACAAACTGGTAGCAATGCGAGGGCAGTTGGATCCACCAATGCAAATGAGCACAGCAGCCGATCACATTG CATACTTTGTGTAATGGTAAAGGGGGAGAATTTGCTAAACGGGGAATGCACAAGAAGCAAACTGTGGTTAATTGATTTAGCAGGAAGTGAGAGGATAGCAAAGACAGAAGTACAGGGTGAAAGGCTAAAAGAAACCCAAAATATAAACAGATCTCTTTCTGCCCTTGGAGATGTGATATCTTCACTTGCAACAAAGAGTCCGCATATTCCATTCCG GAACTCGAAACTTACTCATTTACTCCAAGACTCACTAG GAGGAGATTCAAAGACGTTGATGTTTGTTCAGATCAGTCCAAATGAGAGTGACTTGAGTGAGACTCATTGCTCATTAAATTTTGCAAGTCGAGTTCGAGGTATAGAGCTAGGTCCAGCAAAGAAGCAAGTGGATAGTATGGAGCTCCTGAAATACAAACAGATG GTCGAAAAGGGAAAACAAGACATGAAGAACAAGGACTTTCATATGAAAAAGATGGAGGATACAATTCATGGTTTGGATATTAAGTTGAAAGAAAAGGATATGAAAAACAAAAATCTTCAGGACAAG ATTAAGGAACTAGAATCACAACTTCTTGTGGAGAGAAAACTTGCTCGACAACACGTGAACTCTAAAATTGCTGAACAATTTCAGCAACAGCTTATTGAACAACAGAATGAGAAACAAGAAGCTGCACCAATGAGGCCACCATTTGCGAACAAAATTTCTGTTCAAAAGACTTATGATGAAAATAAGGATCCACCAATTAATACTACACGACCGCTTACTGAGAACAATTTCCACAAACTCTCTATGGCTCCTGCTACTGTGGATTGTCCTTTTAAGCAGAATAACCtgacagaaaaagaaaacaatcCAGATATTGATGAACAAGTAGTTGTTCCGAAGAGGAGTGGGCGAGCTTCTATGTGCCCGATTGCAAACAGGATTTTGCCTGCACCTGCTCCACGCCGTAACTCTCTAGTTCCACTGCGCTACGTAGCACCTGTAACCAAGTTTCCTCCTTCACTTTTACCATTGAGATCAATACAAGCAGAGGAGACGGAAGATGCTGAGGGGGTCGATTCAAAGTGCTTACCTGAACCAACATCACAGTGTAGTCCTAAAGAGCTTAAGAGTGTGAGTAAGAAACTAAACAGTGTCTTGAGACGAAGCCTTCAGAAGAAAATGCAGTTCAAGTCTCCACTGCAGCAGTACATAAGAAGAGTTGGTGTGAATGTGGGCGCGGAGAAAGTTAGGGTCTCCATTGGTAGCAGAGGAAGGATGGCTCACAGGACGTTGCTTGGTAATGCGATAAGAGTTCCAAAAGAAAATCAGCAGAAGCAAAGATGGAATATTGGAACAGCTGCAAGAGCAGTTCTATGA
- the LOC107817321 gene encoding kinesin-like protein KIN-14Q isoform X3, whose amino-acid sequence MELDEWQDPLLITDVSSQQQEEQQLSLINSHKYYPFSSLDVSRNTLMGLKDSTRCTPIKIEGRDMLGFSLTSPDLVICTGSPDIPRRSYGDSPEFLKGCSISLENGIKGSEQPPVITKDEDLCLHFELPSLSVPIVSISSESGIQFSDDKYSPQNNSVEVDQRLQLAKVCHEKELKEAKWPVEELKRENELKCKECAEAWKSLKELQNELMRKSMHVGSLAFAIEGQVKEKSRWFSSLRDLTRKLKILKMDQIKVSEEALLYKQQLLADFADMSSTIQSKLKEQVELHEDLKIKFVKGAKERKELYNKVLDLKGNIRVFCRCRPLNAEETAAGASMAIDFEAAKDGELTVKSNGMSKKTYKFDAIFSPQADQAEVFEDTAPLATSVLDGYNACIFAYGQTGSGKTFTMEGTEEARGVNYRTLEELFRIIGERKNTVHYEISVSVLEVYNEQIRDLLVSGSQQGVKRLEIKQVGEGMHHVPGLVEAHVNNMTEVWEALQTGSNARAVGSTNANEHSSRSHCILCVMVKGENLLNGECTRSKLWLIDLAGSERIAKTEVQGERLKETQNINRSLSALGDVISSLATKSPHIPFRNSKLTHLLQDSLGGDSKTLMFVQISPNESDLSETHCSLNFASRVRGIELGPAKKQVDSMELLKYKQMVEKGKQDMKNKDFHMKKMEDTIHGLDIKLKEKDMKNKNLQDKIKELESQLLVERKLARQHVNSKIAEQFQQQLIEQQNEKQEAAPMRPPFANKISVQKTYDENKDPPINTTRPLTENNFHKLSMAPATVDCPFKQNNLTEKENNPDIDEQVVVPKRSGRASMCPIANRILPAPAPRRNSLVPLRYVAPVTKFPPSLLPLRSIQAEETEDAEGVDSKCLPEPTSQCSPKELKSVSKKLNSVLRRSLQKKMQFKSPLQQYIRRVGVNVGAEKVRVSIGSRGRMAHRTLLGNAIRVPKENQQKQRWNIGTAARAVL is encoded by the exons ATGGAACTTGATGAGTGGCAAGATCCACTTCTTATTACAGACGTTTCTTCCCAACAACAAGAAGAGCAACAACTATCACTAATTAACTCTCACAAATACT ACCCCTTTTCGTCATTGGATGTTTCAAGAAATACACTGATGGGACTGAAAGATTCTACTAGATGTACCCCCATCAAGATTGAAG GTAGAGATATGTTGGGATTTTCATTAACATCTCCTGATTTAGTGATCTGTACTGGATCACCGGATATTCCACGACGAAGCTATGGAGATTCACCCGAATTTCTGAAGGGTTGCTCTATTTCTCTAGAAAATGGAATTAAGGGATCTGAACAGCCCCCAGTTATTACAAAGGATGAAGATTTGTGCCTGCATTTTGAGCTTCCTTCTCTTTCAGTGCCTATAGTTAGCATCAGTTCTGAGAGTGGCATTCAATTTTCAGACGATAAATATTCTCCGCAAAACAACTCAGTAGAG GTAGATCAAAGGCTTCAATTAGCAAAAGTGTGTCACGAAAAGGAACTGAAAGAAGCAAAGTGGCCAGTGGAGGAACTTAAAAGGGAGAATGAACTAAAATGCAAAGAATGTGCTGAAGCATGGAAGTCCTTAAAGGAGCTTCAGAATGAGCTCATGCGCAAGTCAATGCACGTTGGATCACTTG CTTTTGCAATTGAGGGCCAAGTGAAAGAAAAGAGCAGGTGGTTTTCATCCTTGAGAGATCTGACGAGGAAATTGAAG ATTCTGAAAATGGATCAAATTAAAGTATCTGAAGAAGCTTTATTATATAAGCAGCAATTACTAGCAGATTTTGCAGACATGAGCTCTACCATTCAGTCCAAAT TAAAGGAACAAGTTGAATTGCATGAAGATCTCAAGATCAAGTTCGTCAAGGGTGCTAAGGAACGGAAGGAGCTTTATAACAAGGTTTTGGATTTAAAAG GGAACATTAGGGTCTTTTGCCGGTGTAGGCCTTTGAATGCCGAAGAGACAGCTGCAGGAGCTTCAATGGCGATTGACTTTGAAGCTGCAAAGGATGGGGAACTCACTGTGAAGTCTAACGGCATGTCTAAAAAGACCTACAAGTTTGATGCCATTTTTAGCCCCCAAGCCGACCAAG CTGAAGTTTTTGAGGATACTGCTCCCCTGGCAACCTCAGTTCTAGATGGGTACAATGCCTGCATATTTGCCTATGGCCAGACTGGTAGTGGCAAGACATTTACAATGGAGGGCACAGAAGAAGCTCGAGGGGTCAATTACCGGACTCTTGAGGAGCTATTTCGCATTATTGGCGAGCGAAAGAACACAGTTCATTACGAAATATCAGTAAGCGTCTTGGAAGTATACAATGAGCAGATCCGAGATTTGCTAGTTTCAGGATCTCAACAAGGCGTGAAAAG GCTTGAAATAAAGCAAGTTGGAGAAGGAATGCATCATGTCCCAGGACTAGTTGAGGCCCACGTGAATAATATGACTGAGGTTTGGGAAGCCTTACAAACTGGTAGCAATGCGAGGGCAGTTGGATCCACCAATGCAAATGAGCACAGCAGCCGATCACATTG CATACTTTGTGTAATGGTAAAGGGGGAGAATTTGCTAAACGGGGAATGCACAAGAAGCAAACTGTGGTTAATTGATTTAGCAGGAAGTGAGAGGATAGCAAAGACAGAAGTACAGGGTGAAAGGCTAAAAGAAACCCAAAATATAAACAGATCTCTTTCTGCCCTTGGAGATGTGATATCTTCACTTGCAACAAAGAGTCCGCATATTCCATTCCG GAACTCGAAACTTACTCATTTACTCCAAGACTCACTAG GAGGAGATTCAAAGACGTTGATGTTTGTTCAGATCAGTCCAAATGAGAGTGACTTGAGTGAGACTCATTGCTCATTAAATTTTGCAAGTCGAGTTCGAGGTATAGAGCTAGGTCCAGCAAAGAAGCAAGTGGATAGTATGGAGCTCCTGAAATACAAACAGATG GTCGAAAAGGGAAAACAAGACATGAAGAACAAGGACTTTCATATGAAAAAGATGGAGGATACAATTCATGGTTTGGATATTAAGTTGAAAGAAAAGGATATGAAAAACAAAAATCTTCAGGACAAG ATTAAGGAACTAGAATCACAACTTCTTGTGGAGAGAAAACTTGCTCGACAACACGTGAACTCTAAAATTGCTGAACAATTTCAGCAACAGCTTATTGAACAACAGAATGAGAAACAAGAAGCTGCACCAATGAGGCCACCATTTGCGAACAAAATTTCTGTTCAAAAGACTTATGATGAAAATAAGGATCCACCAATTAATACTACACGACCGCTTACTGAGAACAATTTCCACAAACTCTCTATGGCTCCTGCTACTGTGGATTGTCCTTTTAAGCAGAATAACCtgacagaaaaagaaaacaatcCAGATATTGATGAACAAGTAGTTGTTCCGAAGAGGAGTGGGCGAGCTTCTATGTGCCCGATTGCAAACAGGATTTTGCCTGCACCTGCTCCACGCCGTAACTCTCTAGTTCCACTGCGCTACGTAGCACCTGTAACCAAGTTTCCTCCTTCACTTTTACCATTGAGATCAATACAAGCAGAGGAGACGGAAGATGCTGAGGGGGTCGATTCAAAGTGCTTACCTGAACCAACATCACAGTGTAGTCCTAAAGAGCTTAAGAGTGTGAGTAAGAAACTAAACAGTGTCTTGAGACGAAGCCTTCAGAAGAAAATGCAGTTCAAGTCTCCACTGCAGCAGTACATAAGAAGAGTTGGTGTGAATGTGGGCGCGGAGAAAGTTAGGGTCTCCATTGGTAGCAGAGGAAGGATGGCTCACAGGACGTTGCTTGGTAATGCGATAAGAGTTCCAAAAGAAAATCAGCAGAAGCAAAGATGGAATATTGGAACAGCTGCAAGAGCAGTTCTATGA
- the LOC107817321 gene encoding kinesin-like protein KIN-14Q isoform X1, with amino-acid sequence MELDEWQDPLLITDVSSQQQEEQQLSLINSHKYYPFSSLDVSRNTLMGLKDSTRCTPIKIEEGNNAENLKDPVAESVINGRDMLGFSLTSPDLVICTGSPDIPRRSYGDSPEFLKGCSISLENGIKGSEQPPVITKDEDLCLHFELPSLSVPIVSISSESGIQFSDDKYSPQNNSVEVDQRLQLAKVCHEKELKEAKWPVEELKRENELKCKECAEAWKSLKELQNELMRKSMHVGSLAFAIEGQVKEKSRWFSSLRDLTRKLKILKMDQIKVSEEALLYKQQLLADFADMSSTIQSKLKEQVELHEDLKIKFVKGAKERKELYNKVLDLKGNIRVFCRCRPLNAEETAAGASMAIDFEAAKDGELTVKSNGMSKKTYKFDAIFSPQADQAEVFEDTAPLATSVLDGYNACIFAYGQTGSGKTFTMEGTEEARGVNYRTLEELFRIIGERKNTVHYEISVSVLEVYNEQIRDLLVSGSQQGVKRLEIKQVGEGMHHVPGLVEAHVNNMTEVWEALQTGSNARAVGSTNANEHSSRSHCILCVMVKGENLLNGECTRSKLWLIDLAGSERIAKTEVQGERLKETQNINRSLSALGDVISSLATKSPHIPFRNSKLTHLLQDSLGGDSKTLMFVQISPNESDLSETHCSLNFASRVRGIELGPAKKQVDSMELLKYKQMVEKGKQDMKNKDFHMKKMEDTIHGLDIKLKEKDMKNKNLQDKIKELESQLLVERKLARQHVNSKIAEQFQQQLIEQQNEKQEAAPMRPPFANKISVQKTYDENKDPPINTTRPLTENNFHKLSMAPATVDCPFKQNNLTEKENNPDIDEQVVVPKRSGRASMCPIANRILPAPAPRRNSLVPLRYVAPVTKFPPSLLPLRSIQAEETEDAEGVDSKCLPEPTSQCSPKELKSVSKKLNSVLRRSLQKKMQFKSPLQQYIRRVGVNVGAEKVRVSIGSRGRMAHRTLLGNAIRVPKENQQKQRWNIGTAARAVL; translated from the exons ATGGAACTTGATGAGTGGCAAGATCCACTTCTTATTACAGACGTTTCTTCCCAACAACAAGAAGAGCAACAACTATCACTAATTAACTCTCACAAATACT ACCCCTTTTCGTCATTGGATGTTTCAAGAAATACACTGATGGGACTGAAAGATTCTACTAGATGTACCCCCATCAAGATTGAAG AAGGGAATAATGCTGAAAATCTCAAGGATCCAGTTGCAGAAAGTGTAATTAATG GTAGAGATATGTTGGGATTTTCATTAACATCTCCTGATTTAGTGATCTGTACTGGATCACCGGATATTCCACGACGAAGCTATGGAGATTCACCCGAATTTCTGAAGGGTTGCTCTATTTCTCTAGAAAATGGAATTAAGGGATCTGAACAGCCCCCAGTTATTACAAAGGATGAAGATTTGTGCCTGCATTTTGAGCTTCCTTCTCTTTCAGTGCCTATAGTTAGCATCAGTTCTGAGAGTGGCATTCAATTTTCAGACGATAAATATTCTCCGCAAAACAACTCAGTAGAG GTAGATCAAAGGCTTCAATTAGCAAAAGTGTGTCACGAAAAGGAACTGAAAGAAGCAAAGTGGCCAGTGGAGGAACTTAAAAGGGAGAATGAACTAAAATGCAAAGAATGTGCTGAAGCATGGAAGTCCTTAAAGGAGCTTCAGAATGAGCTCATGCGCAAGTCAATGCACGTTGGATCACTTG CTTTTGCAATTGAGGGCCAAGTGAAAGAAAAGAGCAGGTGGTTTTCATCCTTGAGAGATCTGACGAGGAAATTGAAG ATTCTGAAAATGGATCAAATTAAAGTATCTGAAGAAGCTTTATTATATAAGCAGCAATTACTAGCAGATTTTGCAGACATGAGCTCTACCATTCAGTCCAAAT TAAAGGAACAAGTTGAATTGCATGAAGATCTCAAGATCAAGTTCGTCAAGGGTGCTAAGGAACGGAAGGAGCTTTATAACAAGGTTTTGGATTTAAAAG GGAACATTAGGGTCTTTTGCCGGTGTAGGCCTTTGAATGCCGAAGAGACAGCTGCAGGAGCTTCAATGGCGATTGACTTTGAAGCTGCAAAGGATGGGGAACTCACTGTGAAGTCTAACGGCATGTCTAAAAAGACCTACAAGTTTGATGCCATTTTTAGCCCCCAAGCCGACCAAG CTGAAGTTTTTGAGGATACTGCTCCCCTGGCAACCTCAGTTCTAGATGGGTACAATGCCTGCATATTTGCCTATGGCCAGACTGGTAGTGGCAAGACATTTACAATGGAGGGCACAGAAGAAGCTCGAGGGGTCAATTACCGGACTCTTGAGGAGCTATTTCGCATTATTGGCGAGCGAAAGAACACAGTTCATTACGAAATATCAGTAAGCGTCTTGGAAGTATACAATGAGCAGATCCGAGATTTGCTAGTTTCAGGATCTCAACAAGGCGTGAAAAG GCTTGAAATAAAGCAAGTTGGAGAAGGAATGCATCATGTCCCAGGACTAGTTGAGGCCCACGTGAATAATATGACTGAGGTTTGGGAAGCCTTACAAACTGGTAGCAATGCGAGGGCAGTTGGATCCACCAATGCAAATGAGCACAGCAGCCGATCACATTG CATACTTTGTGTAATGGTAAAGGGGGAGAATTTGCTAAACGGGGAATGCACAAGAAGCAAACTGTGGTTAATTGATTTAGCAGGAAGTGAGAGGATAGCAAAGACAGAAGTACAGGGTGAAAGGCTAAAAGAAACCCAAAATATAAACAGATCTCTTTCTGCCCTTGGAGATGTGATATCTTCACTTGCAACAAAGAGTCCGCATATTCCATTCCG GAACTCGAAACTTACTCATTTACTCCAAGACTCACTAG GAGGAGATTCAAAGACGTTGATGTTTGTTCAGATCAGTCCAAATGAGAGTGACTTGAGTGAGACTCATTGCTCATTAAATTTTGCAAGTCGAGTTCGAGGTATAGAGCTAGGTCCAGCAAAGAAGCAAGTGGATAGTATGGAGCTCCTGAAATACAAACAGATG GTCGAAAAGGGAAAACAAGACATGAAGAACAAGGACTTTCATATGAAAAAGATGGAGGATACAATTCATGGTTTGGATATTAAGTTGAAAGAAAAGGATATGAAAAACAAAAATCTTCAGGACAAG ATTAAGGAACTAGAATCACAACTTCTTGTGGAGAGAAAACTTGCTCGACAACACGTGAACTCTAAAATTGCTGAACAATTTCAGCAACAGCTTATTGAACAACAGAATGAGAAACAAGAAGCTGCACCAATGAGGCCACCATTTGCGAACAAAATTTCTGTTCAAAAGACTTATGATGAAAATAAGGATCCACCAATTAATACTACACGACCGCTTACTGAGAACAATTTCCACAAACTCTCTATGGCTCCTGCTACTGTGGATTGTCCTTTTAAGCAGAATAACCtgacagaaaaagaaaacaatcCAGATATTGATGAACAAGTAGTTGTTCCGAAGAGGAGTGGGCGAGCTTCTATGTGCCCGATTGCAAACAGGATTTTGCCTGCACCTGCTCCACGCCGTAACTCTCTAGTTCCACTGCGCTACGTAGCACCTGTAACCAAGTTTCCTCCTTCACTTTTACCATTGAGATCAATACAAGCAGAGGAGACGGAAGATGCTGAGGGGGTCGATTCAAAGTGCTTACCTGAACCAACATCACAGTGTAGTCCTAAAGAGCTTAAGAGTGTGAGTAAGAAACTAAACAGTGTCTTGAGACGAAGCCTTCAGAAGAAAATGCAGTTCAAGTCTCCACTGCAGCAGTACATAAGAAGAGTTGGTGTGAATGTGGGCGCGGAGAAAGTTAGGGTCTCCATTGGTAGCAGAGGAAGGATGGCTCACAGGACGTTGCTTGGTAATGCGATAAGAGTTCCAAAAGAAAATCAGCAGAAGCAAAGATGGAATATTGGAACAGCTGCAAGAGCAGTTCTATGA